One segment of Paraburkholderia bonniea DNA contains the following:
- a CDS encoding sensor histidine kinase — protein sequence MLNKVRRATNARSFVVRLLVSTVAVTAVLLLVLLAAASANTEFFDRYYQWLYAANLAVAVIFLLIVTVLVTIILSRLRKGKFGTRLLAKLAFFFALVGVVPGGIIYVVSYQFVSRSIESWFDVNVETALTSGLNLGRGMLDASLSDLQTKGRLMAEQLASASSAGTTLTLLRLRDQFGVQDATIVEPTRSMSGPTPEMHVVAQVSGNYATLLPSDLPTPVMINQARGDGFAAIEGELGGDPHAHGAKGALRLRVVQRIPDANSALLQPTERFLQLTQPVSPTLARNADAVQHAYREYQEKSLGRTGLRKMYIGTLTLALFLATFIAMMLAMALGNQLARPLFLLAQGTKEITEGDYTPKREIKSRDELGFLTQSFNAMTRQLSEARASVENNRIALEHSKTYLESILANLTAGVFVFDRQFRLTTANRGAERIFRQPFQSQLGSALDRISVLNEFGAMVRKAFADREAASGDGHDDMGHWQQQFSVQVSGEPEPLTLLVRGARLLSATERDAKDAQTSGYVIVFDDISDVISAQRSIAWGEVARRLAHEIKNPLTPIQLSAERLQMKLSDKLAPADADVLKRGATTIVNQVAAMKQMVDNFRDYARTPPAVLANLQLNDLVSEVLTLYGIEEGKSPIVVELAELPVICGDATQLRQVIHNLLQNAQDAVAEVEHPRVHLETRTVEYGDPDAAGKVRVAVRLTVSDNGPGFSARILTRAFEPYVTTKAKGTGLGLAMVKKIVDEHGARIDIRNRLKAGDVIEGAQISILFLQLANDPPPPGSGPQSQHDSVATVKATVKTRAA from the coding sequence GTGCTAAATAAAGTGCGCCGCGCCACCAACGCCCGCAGCTTCGTCGTACGCCTGCTGGTCTCGACGGTTGCGGTCACGGCCGTGTTGCTGCTGGTGCTGCTGGCAGCCGCCAGCGCCAACACCGAATTCTTCGACCGCTATTATCAGTGGCTATACGCGGCCAATCTGGCCGTGGCCGTGATCTTCCTGCTGATCGTCACGGTGCTCGTCACGATCATCCTGTCACGCCTGCGCAAGGGGAAATTCGGCACCCGGCTGCTCGCTAAACTGGCCTTTTTCTTTGCGCTCGTGGGCGTGGTGCCCGGGGGCATTATTTACGTCGTGTCGTATCAGTTCGTGTCGCGCAGCATCGAATCCTGGTTCGATGTGAATGTCGAAACCGCGCTGACCTCCGGTCTGAATCTGGGCCGCGGCATGCTCGATGCCTCGCTCTCCGATCTGCAGACCAAAGGCCGCCTGATGGCGGAACAGCTCGCCAGCGCCAGCTCGGCGGGCACGACGCTCACGCTGCTGCGCCTGCGCGACCAGTTTGGCGTGCAGGACGCCACCATCGTCGAGCCCACTCGCAGCATGTCTGGCCCAACGCCCGAAATGCACGTCGTCGCACAGGTCTCGGGCAATTACGCGACACTCCTGCCCAGCGACTTGCCCACGCCTGTGATGATTAACCAGGCCCGTGGTGACGGCTTTGCCGCGATCGAAGGCGAACTGGGCGGCGACCCTCACGCGCACGGAGCCAAAGGCGCACTACGGCTGCGAGTCGTACAACGCATCCCGGACGCCAACTCCGCCCTGCTACAGCCCACCGAACGCTTTTTGCAACTCACCCAGCCCGTGTCGCCCACGCTCGCGCGCAACGCCGACGCCGTGCAGCACGCCTATCGGGAGTACCAGGAAAAGTCGCTGGGCCGCACCGGCCTGCGCAAGATGTATATCGGCACGCTGACACTAGCGCTGTTTCTCGCCACCTTTATCGCCATGATGCTGGCGATGGCGCTGGGCAACCAGTTGGCGCGGCCGCTCTTTCTGCTGGCGCAGGGCACCAAGGAAATTACCGAAGGCGACTACACCCCCAAGCGCGAAATCAAATCGCGTGACGAACTCGGCTTTCTCACGCAGTCCTTCAACGCCATGACACGGCAGTTATCCGAAGCACGCGCGAGCGTCGAAAACAACCGGATTGCGCTCGAACACTCCAAGACCTATCTGGAAAGCATTCTGGCGAACCTGACCGCCGGTGTCTTCGTGTTCGACCGGCAATTCCGCCTGACCACGGCCAATCGTGGCGCGGAGCGCATTTTCCGCCAACCGTTTCAGTCTCAGCTTGGTTCGGCGCTCGACCGCATCAGCGTGCTCAATGAATTTGGTGCCATGGTGCGCAAGGCTTTCGCCGACCGCGAAGCCGCCAGCGGCGACGGTCACGACGATATGGGCCATTGGCAGCAGCAGTTCTCGGTGCAAGTCAGCGGCGAGCCTGAACCGCTGACGCTACTGGTCCGCGGCGCGCGCCTGCTCTCGGCCACTGAGCGCGATGCGAAAGACGCCCAGACCTCCGGCTACGTGATTGTGTTCGACGATATCTCTGACGTGATCTCAGCCCAGCGCTCGATTGCATGGGGCGAAGTCGCGCGGCGCCTGGCCCACGAGATTAAAAATCCGCTGACGCCCATCCAGCTTTCGGCTGAACGCCTGCAGATGAAGCTCTCCGACAAACTCGCCCCTGCCGACGCCGATGTGCTCAAACGTGGCGCGACGACCATCGTCAATCAGGTCGCGGCGATGAAGCAGATGGTGGACAATTTCCGTGATTACGCCCGCACGCCGCCCGCCGTGCTGGCCAACCTTCAACTAAACGATCTGGTGAGCGAAGTATTGACGCTCTATGGCATCGAGGAAGGAAAAAGCCCGATTGTGGTAGAACTGGCCGAGTTACCCGTCATTTGCGGTGACGCTACGCAATTGCGCCAGGTCATTCACAACCTGCTGCAAAACGCGCAAGACGCAGTGGCCGAGGTCGAACACCCGCGCGTGCATCTCGAAACAAGGACAGTAGAATACGGCGACCCTGATGCTGCGGGCAAAGTCCGCGTAGCAGTCCGCCTGACTGTTTCCGACAATGGCCCCGGTTTTTCTGCACGAATTCTGACGCGCGCCTTTGAGCCTTATGTCACCACCAAGGCCAAAGGCACCGGGCTTGGGCTGGCGATGGTTAAAAAAATTGTCGATGAGCACGGGGCGCGCATCGACATTCGTAACCGGCTTAAAGCGGGCGATGTAATTGAAGGCGCGCAGATTTCTATTCTTTTTCTTCAACTGGCAAACGATCCGCCCCCTCCAGGCAGCGGACCGCAGTCGCAACACGACAGTGTCGCAACAGTAAAAGCGACCGTGAAAACAAGGGCAGCATAA
- the esaR gene encoding response regulator transcription factor EsaR, whose protein sequence is MATILVVDDEMGIRELLSEILSDEGHVVEAAENAQEARNFRVRQEPDLVLLDIWMPDTDGVTLLKEWAAQGLLTMPVIMMSGHATIDTAVEATRIGALNFLEKPIALQKLLKAVELGLNRQGAPAPIPEPEAPAPAPPPVNPALVPSAAVLPQLVSTDGAPGRISPDQTTAIPFDIPLRDARDAFERAYFEYHLARENGSMTRVAEKTGLERTHLYRKLKQLGVNLAISRPVKNVDAAKSE, encoded by the coding sequence ATGGCAACCATCCTGGTGGTAGACGATGAAATGGGCATCCGGGAATTGCTCTCGGAGATTCTCAGCGACGAAGGACACGTCGTAGAAGCCGCAGAAAACGCACAGGAAGCGCGTAACTTCCGCGTACGCCAGGAACCGGATCTGGTGCTGCTGGACATCTGGATGCCCGATACCGATGGCGTCACGCTGCTCAAGGAGTGGGCGGCACAAGGGCTGCTGACGATGCCGGTCATCATGATGTCTGGTCACGCGACCATCGACACTGCCGTTGAAGCAACCCGTATTGGCGCGCTCAACTTCCTCGAAAAACCCATCGCGCTGCAAAAGCTGCTGAAGGCCGTCGAACTCGGCCTGAACCGCCAGGGTGCTCCTGCGCCGATACCTGAACCAGAAGCCCCGGCACCGGCACCGCCGCCGGTCAATCCCGCGCTGGTCCCATCCGCGGCGGTACTGCCGCAACTGGTCAGCACCGATGGCGCGCCAGGACGAATCAGCCCAGACCAGACCACCGCGATTCCATTCGATATCCCGCTACGCGATGCACGCGACGCATTTGAACGAGCCTATTTCGAATACCACCTCGCCCGTGAAAACGGCAGCATGACGCGCGTGGCGGAAAAAACCGGACTCGAACGCACCCACTTGTATCGCAAGCTCAAACAGCTCGGAGTCAATCTAGCGATCAGCAGGCCCGTTAAAAATGTTGATGCGGCCAAGAGCGAATAA
- the queC gene encoding 7-cyano-7-deazaguanine synthase QueC translates to MTRKDAKNSALVLFSGGQDSATCLAWALDRYETVETLGFDYGQRHRVELACRDTLRHAIPRAFPAWAPRLGADHMIDLSVLGAISDTAMTRAIQIEATASGLPNTFVPGRNLMFMTIAAAVAYRRGLQVLVGGMCETDFSGYPDCRDDTMKALQVALNLGMDRRFVLSTPLMWLDKADTWRLAHELGGDALVELIRVETHTCYTGERTELHAWGYGCGACPACQLRQRGYDAYLSGGQVTEPA, encoded by the coding sequence GTGACTCGCAAAGACGCGAAAAATAGCGCTCTGGTGCTCTTTTCTGGCGGCCAGGATTCAGCAACCTGCCTTGCCTGGGCGCTTGACCGCTATGAAACCGTCGAAACGCTCGGTTTCGATTACGGCCAGCGGCACCGCGTCGAACTTGCTTGCCGTGACACGCTCCGCCACGCGATCCCCCGTGCATTCCCGGCCTGGGCCCCGCGCCTCGGTGCCGATCACATGATCGACCTGTCTGTGCTCGGTGCCATCAGCGACACCGCGATGACCCGCGCGATCCAGATCGAAGCAACCGCCAGTGGCTTGCCGAACACCTTCGTGCCTGGCCGTAACCTGATGTTCATGACCATCGCCGCCGCCGTGGCTTACCGCCGTGGCTTGCAGGTGCTGGTCGGCGGCATGTGCGAAACCGATTTCTCTGGTTACCCCGACTGCCGCGACGACACCATGAAAGCGCTGCAAGTCGCGCTGAACCTCGGCATGGATCGCCGCTTTGTACTAAGCACGCCACTGATGTGGCTCGACAAGGCGGACACCTGGCGGCTCGCCCACGAACTAGGCGGCGACGCGCTGGTTGAACTGATTCGCGTCGAAACGCACACCTGCTATACCGGCGAGCGCACAGAGTTGCACGCATGGGGCTACGGTTGTGGCGCATGCCCTGCCTGCCAGTTACGCCAGCGCGGCTACGACGCCTATCTGAGTGGCGGCCAGGTCACCGAGCCGGCTTAA
- the queE gene encoding 7-carboxy-7-deazaguanine synthase: MTYAVKEVFYTLQGEGANAGRPAVFCRFAGCNLWSGREEDREQAVCRFCDTDFVGTDGENGGKYRSPDELVAQIAGLWPPGEGQRFVVCTGGEPMLQLDAALIDALHAAQFEIAIETNGSLPVPNTIDWICVSPKADAPLVVTRGNELKVVIPQDNQRLADYAQLDFEYYLVQPMDGPSRDINTKLAIDWCKRHPQWRLSMQTHKYLNIP, from the coding sequence ATGACTTACGCCGTCAAAGAAGTTTTCTACACCTTGCAGGGCGAAGGCGCGAACGCCGGACGTCCGGCGGTGTTTTGCCGGTTCGCAGGCTGCAATTTATGGTCAGGGCGTGAGGAAGACCGCGAGCAAGCAGTCTGCCGCTTTTGCGATACCGACTTCGTCGGCACCGATGGTGAAAATGGCGGCAAATATCGCAGCCCGGATGAACTCGTCGCCCAAATCGCAGGACTTTGGCCCCCGGGTGAAGGTCAACGCTTTGTTGTGTGTACCGGCGGCGAGCCGATGCTGCAGCTCGATGCCGCTCTGATCGACGCCTTGCACGCCGCACAGTTTGAAATCGCTATCGAAACCAACGGCTCACTGCCCGTGCCCAATACCATCGATTGGATCTGCGTCAGCCCCAAGGCCGATGCGCCACTGGTGGTCACGCGTGGCAACGAGCTGAAGGTGGTAATTCCGCAAGATAACCAGCGCCTGGCCGATTACGCCCAGCTCGATTTTGAGTATTACCTCGTCCAGCCCATGGACGGCCCCTCACGCGACATCAACACCAAGCTCGCCATCGACTGGTGCAAACGCCACCCACAATGGCGGCTGTCGATGCAAACCCACAAGTATCTGAACATTCCCTGA
- the queD gene encoding 6-carboxytetrahydropterin synthase QueD: MLTITRKLEFDAGHRIPDHRSQCCNLHGHRYVLEVTLQGDLVETEGAPDRGMVMDFADVKALANTHLVDLWDHAFLVYAGDTQVRGFLDSMPGHKTVVLDCIPTVENLAIVAFDILAKVYDAHYGVNLRLQHLRLYETPNCWADIVRDPQS; encoded by the coding sequence GTGCTAACCATTACCCGAAAACTCGAGTTCGACGCAGGCCATCGCATTCCTGATCACCGTAGCCAGTGCTGCAACCTGCACGGCCATCGTTACGTGCTCGAAGTCACCCTGCAAGGTGATCTGGTCGAAACCGAAGGCGCGCCTGATCGCGGCATGGTGATGGATTTTGCTGACGTCAAAGCACTCGCCAACACGCATCTGGTAGACCTCTGGGATCACGCATTTCTAGTCTATGCAGGCGATACGCAAGTGCGCGGCTTTCTGGACTCGATGCCCGGTCACAAAACCGTGGTGCTCGACTGCATTCCGACGGTCGAAAATCTGGCGATAGTCGCGTTCGACATTCTGGCGAAGGTGTATGACGCGCACTATGGCGTCAATCTGCGCCTGCAGCATCTACGTCTGTACGAAACGCCCAATTGCTGGGCCGACATCGTGCGCGACCCACAGAGCTAA
- the rodA gene encoding rod shape-determining protein RodA — MHFDKRAWFVRIKRMFAGFDGPLALIVFLLLSAGIVTLYSASLDVPGRVEDQLRNIMLTFVLMWALANVPSTTLMRFAVPLYTFGIALLVAVALFGLTRKGAKRWINVGVVIQPSEIMKIATPLMLAWYYQRREGVMRWYDYLMGIVILGLPVGLIAKQPDLGTSVLVFAAGFFVIYFAGLSFRLIVPVLVAGVLAVGSVAVFQDRICQPDVTWPMLHDYQKHRVCTLLDPTSDPLGKGFHTIQAVIAIGSGGTIGKGWLKGTQAHLEFIPEKHTDFIFAVYAEEFGLVGGVVLLVLYMALIARGLYIAANGATLFGRLLAGSLTMAFFTYAFVNIGMVSGILPVVGVPLPFMSYGGTALTTLGVAAGLIMNVARQKRLMQS, encoded by the coding sequence ATGCACTTTGACAAGCGTGCCTGGTTCGTCCGCATTAAGCGAATGTTCGCAGGCTTCGATGGTCCGCTCGCGCTGATCGTGTTTTTGCTGCTGTCGGCTGGCATCGTCACGCTGTATAGCGCCAGCCTGGACGTGCCGGGCCGGGTCGAAGACCAGTTGCGCAACATCATGCTGACCTTCGTGTTGATGTGGGCGCTGGCCAATGTGCCGTCCACCACGCTGATGCGTTTCGCGGTCCCGCTTTATACCTTTGGCATTGCGTTGCTGGTGGCGGTGGCGTTGTTCGGTCTGACGCGCAAAGGGGCCAAACGCTGGATCAATGTCGGCGTTGTGATTCAGCCTTCCGAGATCATGAAGATCGCCACGCCGCTGATGCTGGCGTGGTATTACCAACGCCGCGAAGGCGTGATGCGCTGGTACGACTATCTGATGGGCATTGTGATTCTTGGCTTGCCGGTTGGCTTGATCGCCAAGCAGCCTGACTTGGGCACGTCGGTGCTGGTGTTTGCCGCTGGTTTTTTCGTGATTTATTTCGCTGGGCTGAGTTTCCGGCTGATCGTACCGGTGCTGGTCGCCGGGGTGCTGGCGGTGGGTTCAGTCGCGGTGTTTCAGGATCGGATCTGCCAGCCGGATGTGACCTGGCCGATGTTGCATGACTACCAGAAGCACCGTGTTTGCACACTGCTTGATCCGACTTCGGATCCGCTTGGAAAAGGCTTTCATACGATTCAGGCAGTGATTGCCATTGGCTCGGGCGGCACCATCGGCAAGGGCTGGCTGAAGGGGACGCAGGCCCACCTCGAATTTATTCCCGAGAAACATACCGACTTTATTTTTGCGGTGTACGCCGAGGAGTTCGGGCTGGTAGGCGGGGTCGTGCTGCTGGTGCTGTATATGGCGCTGATTGCGCGCGGGCTGTACATCGCGGCGAACGGCGCGACACTTTTCGGACGCTTGCTGGCGGGTTCGCTCACGATGGCGTTCTTCACCTATGCGTTCGTCAATATCGGCATGGTGAGCGGGATTTTGCCAGTGGTTGGCGTGCCGTTACCGTTTATGAGTTATGGCGGCACCGCATTGACCACGTTGGGCGTGGCGGCGGGGCTCATCATGAATGTCGCGCGGCAAAAGCGCTTGATGCAGAGCTAA
- the mrdA gene encoding penicillin-binding protein 2, translated as MTEFKDTQQQLSKFRLRVAAAGVFVFICFGLIAFRFFYLQVWHYSKYALQANENRISVAPIVPNRGIIVDRNGVVLAKNYSAYTLEITPSKLNDSLESTIDQLATVISIDARDRRRFKKLQEDSKNFESLPIRTRLTDEEVARFTAQRFRFPGVEVRARLFRQYPLGTTAAHVIGYIGRISQRDQQRIDDASDQNDLDSEHFDPRLDANNYKGTDYIGKVGVEQSYETELHGQTGFEEVEVTAGGRPVRTLSRTQATPGNNLVLSLDIGLQQVAEQAFAGRRGALVAIEPATGDVLAFVSAPSFDPNSFVDGIDQQTWDELNNSPDHPLLNRPLHGTYPPGSTYKPFMALAALRLHKRTPGWGFQDPGSYTLGGHTFRNDVPQGQGWIDMNRAIMVSNDTYFYMLAHDLGVNAMAAFMKPWGFGQLTGIDIAGEARGILPSTEWKRKAYRKPEQQRWYEGETISLGIGQGYNSFTILQLAHATATLANDGVLMKPHLVKEVENPLTRGTHLTVPKESGRIDVTQADIDVVKRGMENVNMNPSGTGYKVFANAPYTSAGKTGTAQVYSLQGGKYLSHAIAERLRDHALFIAFAPVEHPTIAVALIVENGGWGAQAAGPIARRVLDFYLVERLKPGAEAAAVAAAASATEAVSVPVTGNVPEATGLPTPVAAGFKALPLPQPGVGRAVGGGAPTAAASAASTSAAPVSASLPSQDAPATAGGAAAPARILVPRKSGLHKPRVAGTPASAVAVNGSAAE; from the coding sequence ATGACTGAGTTCAAGGACACCCAGCAACAACTGTCGAAGTTTCGCCTGAGGGTGGCGGCGGCGGGCGTGTTCGTGTTCATCTGCTTTGGGCTGATTGCCTTTCGCTTTTTTTATCTGCAGGTCTGGCACTACAGCAAGTACGCGTTACAGGCCAACGAAAACCGCATTTCGGTTGCGCCGATTGTGCCCAATCGCGGCATCATCGTCGATCGCAACGGGGTGGTGCTGGCAAAAAATTATTCGGCTTATACGCTCGAAATCACCCCATCAAAACTCAACGATTCGCTGGAAAGCACCATCGACCAGCTAGCGACGGTGATCTCAATTGACGCCCGAGACCGGCGTCGCTTCAAAAAGCTGCAGGAAGATTCGAAAAACTTCGAGAGCCTGCCAATCCGTACCCGGCTGACTGATGAAGAAGTGGCTCGCTTCACGGCGCAGCGGTTTCGTTTTCCTGGCGTCGAAGTGCGGGCGCGGCTATTCCGCCAGTACCCGCTGGGCACCACGGCGGCGCACGTGATTGGCTACATCGGCCGGATCTCGCAGCGTGACCAGCAGCGTATCGACGATGCCAGCGATCAGAACGACCTCGATTCGGAGCATTTTGATCCCCGGCTCGATGCGAACAATTACAAAGGCACCGATTACATCGGCAAGGTTGGCGTTGAGCAGAGCTACGAAACTGAGCTGCACGGGCAGACTGGTTTCGAAGAAGTGGAAGTGACTGCGGGCGGGCGGCCAGTTCGCACGCTGTCGCGGACGCAGGCGACGCCGGGCAACAACCTCGTGCTGTCGCTCGATATTGGTTTGCAGCAGGTAGCGGAGCAGGCTTTTGCTGGGCGGCGCGGTGCGCTGGTCGCCATTGAGCCGGCTACGGGAGATGTGCTCGCGTTTGTTTCCGCGCCGAGTTTTGATCCGAATTCGTTTGTGGATGGCATCGACCAGCAGACATGGGATGAACTGAACAACTCGCCGGATCATCCGCTGCTCAACCGGCCATTGCATGGCACATATCCCCCGGGTTCGACCTACAAGCCGTTCATGGCGCTGGCGGCATTGCGGCTGCACAAGCGCACGCCTGGTTGGGGCTTCCAGGACCCGGGCTCGTACACGCTGGGCGGTCATACGTTCCGCAACGACGTGCCGCAGGGGCAGGGCTGGATTGACATGAACCGCGCGATCATGGTCTCCAACGACACGTATTTCTACATGCTGGCGCACGACCTTGGCGTGAACGCGATGGCGGCTTTTATGAAGCCATGGGGTTTTGGTCAACTGACCGGAATTGATATCGCGGGTGAGGCGCGCGGCATCCTGCCTTCGACCGAATGGAAGCGCAAGGCTTACCGCAAGCCAGAACAGCAGCGCTGGTACGAAGGCGAAACGATTAGCCTTGGCATCGGCCAGGGCTACAACTCTTTCACGATCCTGCAACTGGCTCACGCCACCGCGACGCTCGCCAATGACGGCGTGCTGATGAAGCCGCATCTGGTGAAAGAGGTGGAAAACCCGCTGACACGCGGCACCCATCTGACCGTGCCAAAAGAAAGCGGCCGGATCGACGTGACGCAAGCCGATATTGATGTGGTGAAGCGCGGCATGGAAAACGTGAACATGAATCCGTCTGGCACGGGTTACAAGGTGTTCGCCAACGCGCCGTATACCTCCGCCGGAAAGACCGGCACGGCACAGGTGTATTCGCTGCAGGGCGGCAAGTATCTTAGCCATGCGATTGCCGAACGCTTGCGTGACCACGCGTTGTTTATCGCTTTTGCACCAGTCGAACATCCCACGATCGCCGTCGCGCTGATTGTCGAAAACGGCGGCTGGGGCGCGCAGGCAGCGGGCCCTATCGCGCGCCGGGTGCTGGATTTTTATCTGGTTGAGCGCTTGAAGCCGGGTGCGGAAGCCGCGGCCGTGGCTGCCGCTGCGTCCGCTACCGAGGCGGTATCGGTGCCGGTGACGGGCAATGTGCCCGAAGCCACTGGTCTGCCGACCCCCGTTGCGGCTGGTTTCAAGGCGCTGCCGTTGCCTCAGCCTGGCGTGGGTCGCGCCGTGGGCGGGGGGGCTCCTACGGCAGCGGCATCGGCTGCATCGACATCGGCAGCTCCGGTTTCTGCTTCCTTGCCGTCACAGGATGCACCGGCCACGGCCGGGGGAGCGGCGGCACCAGCAAGAATCCTGGTTCCGCGTAAATCCGGCCTTCATAAACCACGCGTGGCCGGCACGCCGGCCTCTGCTGTGGCAGTCAACGGCTCGGCTGCCGAATAA
- the mreD gene encoding rod shape-determining protein MreD, with protein MNRPQYILQPVNPYFIAFSLAAAFLLNLMPWGRLVGVPDFVALVLLFWNVHQPRKVGMGLAFLLGLLMDVHNASLLGEHALAYTLLSYGAIMIHRRVLWIPLPLQIFAVMPLLVIAQIVPFVIRLLTGAAFPGWGYLIDGFVEAALWPLASLLLLMPQRRPADPDDTRPI; from the coding sequence ATGAATCGTCCGCAATACATCCTGCAACCAGTTAATCCTTATTTCATTGCCTTCAGTCTGGCGGCTGCATTCCTGCTGAACCTGATGCCATGGGGCCGCCTCGTGGGGGTGCCGGATTTTGTCGCGCTGGTGTTGCTGTTCTGGAACGTGCATCAGCCGCGCAAGGTCGGCATGGGGCTCGCGTTCCTGCTTGGGCTGTTGATGGATGTGCATAACGCCAGCTTGCTTGGCGAACACGCGCTGGCTTATACGCTGCTGTCTTACGGCGCGATCATGATTCACCGCCGGGTGCTGTGGATTCCGTTGCCACTGCAAATCTTCGCCGTCATGCCATTGCTGGTGATCGCCCAGATCGTGCCATTTGTGATTCGCCTGCTGACGGGCGCGGCATTTCCTGGCTGGGGTTATCTGATTGATGGCTTTGTCGAGGCGGCGTTATGGCCGCTCGCCAGTTTGTTGCTGCTGATGCCGCAGCGCCGTCCGGCCGATCCGGACGACACCCGTCCCATCTAG
- the mreC gene encoding rod shape-determining protein MreC, translating to MDYSPPPLFKQGPSALARLIFFVLLALALLVSDARFKTLEIARGILGASLYPLQRAALVPRDMFMGAADLAVTSATLRHENEKLRAQNLQLAQQAHEATQVGAENTHLRSLLQLSQRTTTQAIPAEIQYDTRDPFTQKVVIGRGTQQGIREGSPVVSEDGVIGQVTRVFPLQAEVTLLTDKDQAVPVQIVRTGLRSVIYGTPKGDSLDLRFVPISADVLAGDELVTSGLDGIYPPGLPVAKVIRVDKQADTAFARVVCMPVAPVRGARQLLVLHYQNDVPPRPEVPDAMAAEKDAKNKRNVKTPDKAALAAAQPISKAAKALAGKQPADKAPAADKALAPAPALTPTKKPPQAVPAPGSTAAAAATRASSGHPSGHPSVPPATNPQPSPGAAP from the coding sequence ATGGATTACAGTCCGCCGCCTCTGTTCAAACAAGGTCCGTCCGCGCTGGCGCGGCTGATCTTTTTTGTGCTGCTTGCGCTTGCTCTGCTGGTATCTGACGCGCGTTTCAAGACGCTTGAAATCGCTCGCGGCATTCTCGGTGCGAGTCTTTATCCGTTGCAGCGCGCGGCGCTAGTGCCGCGCGACATGTTCATGGGCGCGGCTGATCTGGCTGTGACCAGCGCCACGCTGCGTCATGAGAACGAAAAACTCCGCGCACAAAATCTGCAATTGGCCCAGCAAGCGCACGAGGCGACCCAGGTCGGCGCGGAAAACACCCATTTGCGCAGCTTGCTGCAACTGTCCCAGCGCACCACGACGCAAGCGATTCCCGCAGAAATCCAGTACGACACGCGCGATCCATTCACACAAAAGGTGGTGATCGGCCGGGGCACGCAGCAAGGCATCCGGGAAGGCTCGCCGGTGGTGAGTGAGGATGGTGTGATCGGTCAGGTGACGCGGGTCTTTCCGCTTCAGGCTGAGGTGACGTTGCTGACTGACAAAGACCAGGCCGTGCCTGTGCAGATCGTGCGCACGGGGCTGCGTAGCGTGATTTACGGCACGCCGAAGGGCGATTCGCTTGATTTACGTTTTGTGCCGATCAGCGCTGATGTGCTGGCGGGTGATGAGCTGGTGACGAGTGGTCTGGATGGAATTTATCCACCGGGGCTGCCGGTGGCCAAAGTGATCCGGGTCGATAAGCAAGCGGATACCGCGTTTGCCCGGGTGGTCTGCATGCCGGTGGCACCCGTGCGTGGCGCGCGTCAGTTGCTGGTGCTGCACTACCAGAATGACGTGCCGCCGCGTCCGGAAGTACCTGATGCCATGGCCGCCGAAAAAGACGCAAAAAACAAACGCAACGTCAAAACACCAGACAAAGCAGCGCTCGCCGCTGCCCAGCCGATCAGCAAGGCGGCAAAAGCGCTAGCTGGCAAGCAGCCAGCGGATAAAGCGCCTGCCGCTGACAAGGCATTAGCTCCAGCTCCAGCCCTAACCCCAACTAAAAAACCGCCGCAAGCGGTACCCGCTCCGGGCAGCACCGCCGCTGCGGCGGCTACCCGCGCCAGCTCAGGGCATCCATCAGGGCATCCATCGGTGCCGCCCGCGACCAATCCGCAACCGTCGCCGGGAGCGGCACCATGA